A section of the Malania oleifera isolate guangnan ecotype guangnan chromosome 2, ASM2987363v1, whole genome shotgun sequence genome encodes:
- the LOC131148699 gene encoding uncharacterized protein LOC131148699 isoform X2, with protein MFDILFGWRKASKCKKLIRRVQCRLKLLKKKRSSIVRQLRDDMGQLIKTGHEQLAFNRVEQLIKDESIMAADCPNDINEAVSSLIFASARCGDLPELQSIRKLFRERYGHRFAMAAVELLPGNLVNRQVKEKLSMNSVPEDLKYRLMGEIARDCHESQILALEYSSELQQQQQQQQQELKVKEEAEEKVLDRNVQIHYHRTVSSQMQYPAPRIEETEQEAIYVDISVNRRKFPSEPCRSPRVSGITSNSSILLQASPNMEGSPGENAEKKEENLTRLNSPNAFAPYGVDAESKNSGVVYNHHLEHKHVRTAAGYASESSPQFPVPVVYLDDIEEFQSPMTEDRYSHDRRLFMFKSLGMPKREKFENCCHETPMDQYESWNESVSSKNCRKSQGGRKRPRRRSVSWVNPTMKDVEFAIYYGETRRNSSSHNHRSHHRRKHPIQNKISMAESQQFHYAQKRLSHPCCIKWGSNFGRRSCCSCCASNEKVIHCSLEDPCYFCPGDDKDQFETPPWKQRSRLKNLGAFPTYDLRRRNQEEDVFHNGKPYNLEKKWASLPPTPIHNQATDAVVHNSVTSPDLWVGKKSNGAEGELKTLNYLGSCASSSSSFSRGNDPGTRKERRPSYLRAVTMPSERPKDRPTDNILRSSSFPFQHLNPSPGHVHPKLPDYEELEAKFTALRKEYLQNKHH; from the exons ATGTTCGATATCCTGTTTGGATGGAGAAAAGCTTCTAAATG CAAGAAGCTGATCAGGCGCGTTCAGTGCCGGCTTAAATTGCTGAAGAAAAAAAGAAGCTCAATCGTGAGGCAATTGCGCGACGACATGGGTCAGCTCATCAAAACTGGTCATGAACAACTTGCCTTCAATCGG GTTGAACAGCTGATTAAGGATGAAAGCATAATGGCAGC GGACTGTCCTAATGATATTAATGAAGCGGTTTCAAGTCTTATATTTGCCTCGGCAAGGTGTGGGGATCTACCTGAGCTTCAATCCATTCGGAAGCTATTCAGAGAGCGTTATGGTCATAGATTTGCAATGGCTGCTGTGGAATTGTTGCCTGGGAATCTTGTGAATCGTCAG GTAAAAGAGAAACTGTCCATGAATTCAGTACCAGAAGATCTGAAATACAGATTGATGGGTGAAATAGCTAGAGACTGCCACGAATCTCAAATTTTGGCACTTGAATACAGTTCTGAACTgcagcaacagcagcagcagcagcagcaggag TTAAAGGTAAAAGAAGAAGCTGAAGAGAAAGTACTGGACAGAAACGTTCAAATTCATTATCACAGAACAGTAAGTTCTCAGATGCAGTATCCTGCTCCTCGTATAGAAGAAACAGAACAAGAGGCAATATATGTTGATATATCAGTAAATAGAAGGAAATTTCCATCAGAGCCATGTCGCTCTCCCCGAGTCTCTGGCATTACCTCCAACAGTTCTATTCTTCTGCAGGCTTCCCCGAATATGGAAGGGTCCCCAGGGGAGAATGcggaaaagaaagaagagaaccTTACCCGACTGAATTCTCCAAATGCATTTGCACCTTACGGTGTGGATGCAGAAAGTAAGAACAGTGGCGTAGTTTATAACCATCATTTAGAACATAAGCATGTGAGAACAGCTGCAGGATATGCTTCAGAAAGCTCTCCTCAGTTTCCCGTTCCAGTGGTTTATCTTGATGACATAGAGGAGTTTCAGTCTCCCATGACCGAGGATAGGTACAGCCATGACCGAAGACTATTTATGTTCAAATCATTGGGCATGCCTAAGAGGGAGAAATTTGAAAATTGTTGCCATGAAACTCCCATGGACCAATACGAATCATGGAACGAAAGTGTCTCTTCAAAGAACTGTAGAAAGAGTCAGGGGGGCAGGAAGAGACCAAGGAGGCGATCAGTGTCTTGGGTGAACCCAACCATGAAGGATGTTGAGTTCGCAATTTATTATGGTGAGACTCGCAGGAACTCTTCTAGTCACAACCACAGATCCCATCACCGGAGAAAGCATCCGATTCAAAACAAGATCTCAATGGCAGAAAGTCAGCAATTCCATTATGCCCAAAAGAGACTCAGTCATCCTTGCTGTATAAAATGGGGAAGCAACTTCGGCAGAAGATCATGCTGCAGCTGCTGTGCCAGCAATGAAAAGGTCATCCACTGCAGCTTGGAAGATCCATGTTATTTTTGTCCTGGTGATGACAAAGATCAATTTGAAACACCACCTTGGAAGCAAAGGTCAAGGCTGAAAAATTTGGGGGCTTTTCCAACTTATGATCTCAGAAGAAGAAATCAGGAAGAGGATGTTTTTCATAATGGGAAACCATATAACTTGGAAAAGAAATGGGCTTCGCTGCCCCCCACACCCATACATAACCAAGCAACTGATGCAGTTGTGCACAACTCCGTGACCTCTCCGGATCTCTGGGTAGGTAAAAAAAGCAACGGAGCAGAGGGAGAATTGAAGACTTTAAATTATTTAGGCAGCTGTGCTTCTTCCAGTAGTTCCTTCTCAAGGGGGAATGATCCTGGGACAAGAAAGGAGAGACGCCCCTCTTACTTGAGGGCTGTGACCATGCCATCTGAGCGGCCTAAAGATCGTCCCACTGACAACATTCTGCGCTCCAGTTCATTCCCATTTCAACATCTCAATCCGTCCCCCGGGCATGTCCACCCAAAGCTGCCAGATTATGAGGAGTTAGAAGCCAAGTTCACGGCCCTTAGGAAAGAATATCTGCAGAATAAGCACCATTGA
- the LOC131148699 gene encoding uncharacterized protein LOC131148699 isoform X1: protein MFDILFGWRKASKCKKLIRRVQCRLKLLKKKRSSIVRQLRDDMGQLIKTGHEQLAFNRVEQLIKDESIMAAYELLDSFCEFIILYFPYIRKNKDCPNDINEAVSSLIFASARCGDLPELQSIRKLFRERYGHRFAMAAVELLPGNLVNRQVKEKLSMNSVPEDLKYRLMGEIARDCHESQILALEYSSELQQQQQQQQQELKVKEEAEEKVLDRNVQIHYHRTVSSQMQYPAPRIEETEQEAIYVDISVNRRKFPSEPCRSPRVSGITSNSSILLQASPNMEGSPGENAEKKEENLTRLNSPNAFAPYGVDAESKNSGVVYNHHLEHKHVRTAAGYASESSPQFPVPVVYLDDIEEFQSPMTEDRYSHDRRLFMFKSLGMPKREKFENCCHETPMDQYESWNESVSSKNCRKSQGGRKRPRRRSVSWVNPTMKDVEFAIYYGETRRNSSSHNHRSHHRRKHPIQNKISMAESQQFHYAQKRLSHPCCIKWGSNFGRRSCCSCCASNEKVIHCSLEDPCYFCPGDDKDQFETPPWKQRSRLKNLGAFPTYDLRRRNQEEDVFHNGKPYNLEKKWASLPPTPIHNQATDAVVHNSVTSPDLWVGKKSNGAEGELKTLNYLGSCASSSSSFSRGNDPGTRKERRPSYLRAVTMPSERPKDRPTDNILRSSSFPFQHLNPSPGHVHPKLPDYEELEAKFTALRKEYLQNKHH from the exons ATGTTCGATATCCTGTTTGGATGGAGAAAAGCTTCTAAATG CAAGAAGCTGATCAGGCGCGTTCAGTGCCGGCTTAAATTGCTGAAGAAAAAAAGAAGCTCAATCGTGAGGCAATTGCGCGACGACATGGGTCAGCTCATCAAAACTGGTCATGAACAACTTGCCTTCAATCGG GTTGAACAGCTGATTAAGGATGAAAGCATAATGGCAGCGTACGAGTTATTGGATAGTTTCTGtgaattcattattttgtactttCCCTATATCCGCAAAAACAA GGACTGTCCTAATGATATTAATGAAGCGGTTTCAAGTCTTATATTTGCCTCGGCAAGGTGTGGGGATCTACCTGAGCTTCAATCCATTCGGAAGCTATTCAGAGAGCGTTATGGTCATAGATTTGCAATGGCTGCTGTGGAATTGTTGCCTGGGAATCTTGTGAATCGTCAG GTAAAAGAGAAACTGTCCATGAATTCAGTACCAGAAGATCTGAAATACAGATTGATGGGTGAAATAGCTAGAGACTGCCACGAATCTCAAATTTTGGCACTTGAATACAGTTCTGAACTgcagcaacagcagcagcagcagcagcaggag TTAAAGGTAAAAGAAGAAGCTGAAGAGAAAGTACTGGACAGAAACGTTCAAATTCATTATCACAGAACAGTAAGTTCTCAGATGCAGTATCCTGCTCCTCGTATAGAAGAAACAGAACAAGAGGCAATATATGTTGATATATCAGTAAATAGAAGGAAATTTCCATCAGAGCCATGTCGCTCTCCCCGAGTCTCTGGCATTACCTCCAACAGTTCTATTCTTCTGCAGGCTTCCCCGAATATGGAAGGGTCCCCAGGGGAGAATGcggaaaagaaagaagagaaccTTACCCGACTGAATTCTCCAAATGCATTTGCACCTTACGGTGTGGATGCAGAAAGTAAGAACAGTGGCGTAGTTTATAACCATCATTTAGAACATAAGCATGTGAGAACAGCTGCAGGATATGCTTCAGAAAGCTCTCCTCAGTTTCCCGTTCCAGTGGTTTATCTTGATGACATAGAGGAGTTTCAGTCTCCCATGACCGAGGATAGGTACAGCCATGACCGAAGACTATTTATGTTCAAATCATTGGGCATGCCTAAGAGGGAGAAATTTGAAAATTGTTGCCATGAAACTCCCATGGACCAATACGAATCATGGAACGAAAGTGTCTCTTCAAAGAACTGTAGAAAGAGTCAGGGGGGCAGGAAGAGACCAAGGAGGCGATCAGTGTCTTGGGTGAACCCAACCATGAAGGATGTTGAGTTCGCAATTTATTATGGTGAGACTCGCAGGAACTCTTCTAGTCACAACCACAGATCCCATCACCGGAGAAAGCATCCGATTCAAAACAAGATCTCAATGGCAGAAAGTCAGCAATTCCATTATGCCCAAAAGAGACTCAGTCATCCTTGCTGTATAAAATGGGGAAGCAACTTCGGCAGAAGATCATGCTGCAGCTGCTGTGCCAGCAATGAAAAGGTCATCCACTGCAGCTTGGAAGATCCATGTTATTTTTGTCCTGGTGATGACAAAGATCAATTTGAAACACCACCTTGGAAGCAAAGGTCAAGGCTGAAAAATTTGGGGGCTTTTCCAACTTATGATCTCAGAAGAAGAAATCAGGAAGAGGATGTTTTTCATAATGGGAAACCATATAACTTGGAAAAGAAATGGGCTTCGCTGCCCCCCACACCCATACATAACCAAGCAACTGATGCAGTTGTGCACAACTCCGTGACCTCTCCGGATCTCTGGGTAGGTAAAAAAAGCAACGGAGCAGAGGGAGAATTGAAGACTTTAAATTATTTAGGCAGCTGTGCTTCTTCCAGTAGTTCCTTCTCAAGGGGGAATGATCCTGGGACAAGAAAGGAGAGACGCCCCTCTTACTTGAGGGCTGTGACCATGCCATCTGAGCGGCCTAAAGATCGTCCCACTGACAACATTCTGCGCTCCAGTTCATTCCCATTTCAACATCTCAATCCGTCCCCCGGGCATGTCCACCCAAAGCTGCCAGATTATGAGGAGTTAGAAGCCAAGTTCACGGCCCTTAGGAAAGAATATCTGCAGAATAAGCACCATTGA